One Phaseolus vulgaris cultivar G19833 chromosome 11, P. vulgaris v2.0, whole genome shotgun sequence genomic window carries:
- the LOC137825035 gene encoding chromatin remodeling protein EBS-like isoform X1, translating into MAKTRPGRKDLDSYTIRGTNKIVRDGVVVDSVSFFGAAAGDCVLMRPSDTSKPPYVARVEKIEQDNRNNVKVRVRWYYRPEESIGGRRQFHGAKELFLSDHYDVQSAHTIEGKCVVHSFKNYTKLENVGAEDYYCRFEYKAATGAFTPDRVAVYCKCEMPYNPDDLMVQCEGCKDWYHPACVGMTIEEAKKLDHFVCSECSSDDDMNIKKPQATFSASPVADGKVEPKRRKR; encoded by the exons ATGGCGAAAACGAGGCCAGGCAGAAAGGACTTGGACTCGTACACCATAAGAGGAACCAACAAGATCGTCCGAG ATGGGGTTGTCGTTGACAGCGTTTCGTTCTTTGGTGCTGCAGCCGGTGATTGCGTTCTGATGCGGCCCTCCGACACGTCGAAGCCCCCTTACGTGGCGCGCGTGGAGAAGATCGAGCAGGACAACAGGAACAACGTCAAGGTGCGTGTGAGGTGGTACTACAGACCCGAAGAGTCCATTGGTGGTCGCAGACAGTTCCATGGTGCCAAAGAGCTTTTTCTCTCCGACCACTATGATGTGCAGAGTGCGCACACCATTGAAGGCAAATGCGTTGTACACTCTTTCAAGAACTACACTAAGCTCGAGAATGTGGGTGCTGAGGATTACTATTGTAGATTTGAGTACAAGGCTGCCACTGGGGCTTTCACTCCGGACCGTGTTGCTGT GTATTGCAAGTGTGAGATGCCATATAACCCGGATGACCTCATGGTTCAATGTGAAGGGTGCAAGGATTG GTATCATCCTGCTTGTGTGGGCATGACTATCGAAGAAGCAAAGAAATTAGATCATTTTGTGTGTTCTGAATGTTCATCTGATGATGATATGAATATTAAGAAACCGC
- the LOC137825035 gene encoding chromatin remodeling protein EBS-like isoform X2, whose amino-acid sequence MAKTRPGRKDLDSYTIRGTNKIVRAGDCVLMRPSDTSKPPYVARVEKIEQDNRNNVKVRVRWYYRPEESIGGRRQFHGAKELFLSDHYDVQSAHTIEGKCVVHSFKNYTKLENVGAEDYYCRFEYKAATGAFTPDRVAVYCKCEMPYNPDDLMVQCEGCKDWYHPACVGMTIEEAKKLDHFVCSECSSDDDMNIKKPQATFSASPVADGKVEPKRRKR is encoded by the exons ATGGCGAAAACGAGGCCAGGCAGAAAGGACTTGGACTCGTACACCATAAGAGGAACCAACAAGATCGTCCGAG CCGGTGATTGCGTTCTGATGCGGCCCTCCGACACGTCGAAGCCCCCTTACGTGGCGCGCGTGGAGAAGATCGAGCAGGACAACAGGAACAACGTCAAGGTGCGTGTGAGGTGGTACTACAGACCCGAAGAGTCCATTGGTGGTCGCAGACAGTTCCATGGTGCCAAAGAGCTTTTTCTCTCCGACCACTATGATGTGCAGAGTGCGCACACCATTGAAGGCAAATGCGTTGTACACTCTTTCAAGAACTACACTAAGCTCGAGAATGTGGGTGCTGAGGATTACTATTGTAGATTTGAGTACAAGGCTGCCACTGGGGCTTTCACTCCGGACCGTGTTGCTGT GTATTGCAAGTGTGAGATGCCATATAACCCGGATGACCTCATGGTTCAATGTGAAGGGTGCAAGGATTG GTATCATCCTGCTTGTGTGGGCATGACTATCGAAGAAGCAAAGAAATTAGATCATTTTGTGTGTTCTGAATGTTCATCTGATGATGATATGAATATTAAGAAACCGC